TAAAACTTCAGTTTCAATTTCTTCTGGTTGTAAATGCTTTGGCCACCATTGCAAACGTAGGCTGCAACGCAAGTCACAAAGAATACCGGCAAAGTGTCAAAACCAAAAACTTCGCAACCAATCAAAATGGGGGCCCACAAGGTGTTGGTGGCACTTCCGAATACGGCTGCATAACCAAGTGCTGCAGCCAACGGGAAGGGGAGGCCAAAGGTTGCTGCAGCCACTGCACCGAGGGTTGCGCCAATGCTGAACAACGGGGTTACTTCACCGCCCTGGAAGCCTGCTGCCAAAGTGAGAATCGTCAGCACTACTTTCAAAATCCAGTCATAATTGTGGATGCCGGCGGCGACTCCGTCTGTTCCAATGAAGCTAAGGTCGATCAAGTTGGTGCCCAGGCCGGAATAACGGCCCTGCCAAAGAAGCAAGAAAATCGCGGAAAGCGAAACGCCCATGATGGCGATGCGCTTGATGGGGTTGGGAAATTTCTTGGCGAAGAAATTCTTGGCCAGGCTCAACAGCTTTGCGAAACCTCCGCCCACAATGCCAAAGAGAATACCAATCAGCGCAAGTTTTACAATAAAGTTCATGTCCAAGGCTCCGTCATTCATAAAGAGCCCTGCTACATCCAGGTTGCCGTTTGCACCAAGTAAATCGTTCAGGTCTACGCTAAATTTTTCAAGACCCAGCATATTGGAGACCTTGCAAGCTGCAAATGCCGCTACAACAGCCGGAAGCAAGGCTATCAAATCCATGTGACCAACAATCAGGACTTCCAGAGCGAATGCGGTTGCCGCCAGAGGAATCTGGAAAAGTCCGCTAAAGCCTGCGGCCATGCCTGCCACCAGCAAAATATGACTGGCATTTTCGAAGGGGAACTTTTTGCTGATGTTGTGACCGAGGGTGGCTCCAATTTGTACTGCGACACCTTCACGGCCGGCACTACCGCCGAACAAATGAGTCACCCATGTGGTTACGGCAACCAAGGGAATCAAGCGGAGGGGAATGTTGTTTTCCTTGCCCTGGCCTACTGCAAAAACAAGACCCATGCCACGTTCTGCTCCCTTGCCAAACTTCTTATACAGCAGTACTATGCCTGCACCAGCCAAAGCAAGTGCCGGAATAAAATACAGCGGATTTGCATCACGGAGCCCGCCAACAGCTAGCAGTACCTGGCCAAAGAAAGCCATCAACGCACCGATGGCTGCACCCATGGCGGCTGCCACGATGGTTAGTACGGGAATGGCGAACCACTTCTTGAAAAATCCGCCTACGCGGGCCTTCATCTGTTCTTTCGCCATCTTCATCATCTGCTCCTTCATCTCGGGAGACATGCCGGCGAACTGTTCCTTAAACTGATTGTATTTATTAAAATCCATGCTAAACTCTTTTTTGTTTTTTCGGAGGAAAATGTAGAAAATGAAAAAGTCCAACGGGGTTTCCGCTGAACTTTTAAATTTGCTTAGATTGCCTCGTTACGAGCGCTCCTCGCAATGACTTTTCGCAAGGTTTGCGAAGCGCTTGTTAAAGACCGCCCTATTGCAGACCGAATGGTTTAAAGTCCGCTCAATTACAGACCGCTCAGTTCGCGGGCCTTGGCTTCCACGCCTGCGGTGTCCTTCGGGTCCTTCAGCATGATGTTCACGAAAACGGAACCTGCGACAACTGCATGCACGTGCTTACAGAGAACCTTGGACTGTTCGCCGGTACGAATACCGAAACCGCCAAGCACCTTTGCGCCGCCCTTGCCCACGGTGTCCAGGAAGTCGAGAGTTGCCTGGTCGATGACCGTCTGGGAGCCGGTAGTACCTGCGCGAAGTGCGGCGTAGATGTACTTGAAACTCTTGGATGCCATTTCTTCGAGGCGAGCCTTGGTCATGCTGGGGGCTGCCACCGGAATGTTATCCATGCCGTACTTGGCGCAAGCGGCGGTGAGACCTTCGTCGTTATCGAAGGGAAGGTCCGGAATGATGCATGCGCTAACGCCTGCGTCCTTGCACATCTTCACGAAGTTTTCAACGCCCGGAGTAAATGCCAGGGAGCCGTAAGTCATGATGTAGATGGGGGTGTCCGGATGCATGTCGTGAATCTTCTTCACGATTTCAAGACCCTGCTTGGTGGAGTAGCCTTTTTCCAAAGCTACGGTAGAAGCGGTCTGAATAGCGGGACCGTCGGCGCTGGGGTCGCTAAAGGCCAACTGAATTTCCAGAATGGAAGCACCACCCTTAACGAGAGCGTCTGCGATGGCAATAGAAGTTTCACCGTCGGGAAAACCGGCGATCAAATGGGACATTAAAGTTATCGGAGCTTTAGTTTGCATATCAATATCGTTTTGATTAAAAAAATCTCGTGTTTATAGAATTATTAGGGGTCAGGGGCTAGGGTCTAGGGGCTAGTGAAAATTCTGTACCCTATACCCTGTACCCTACACCCTATTTATTCATAATCTCTGCGTCGTGGATGTCCTCGTTGTTTTCAAGGCGCTTCAGTTCAGCTGCCAGGAATTCCTTCCACTTTTCGGGGCGGAACACAGGGCTCGTGATGAAGATGTCCTTGTCGCCGCGGCCACTCATGTTGATGATGATGGCCTTGTCCTTGGGGAATTCCTTGGCGATCTTCATGGCGGCGGCACCGGCGTGGGAACTTTCAAGAGCAAAGAGAATGCCTTCGTTCTTGGCGAAGAAGTTCACGGCTTCCAATGCTTCCTTGTCCAGAATGCTGGTGAATTCCACGCGGCCACATTCGCCGAGGGCTGCAAGCTGCGGGCCAATGCCCATGTAGTCGAGACCTGCGGAAATGGAGCGTGTGGGCTGAGACTGACCGTCGTCATCTACCAGGAACTTGCTCTTGTAACCCTGAACGATGCCCACCTTGGCGGCATTGCCCACCATGCGGGCTGCGTTTTCGCCCAGCTTCGGGCCTACGCCACCGGCTTCTGCGCCGATAAGACGAACGTTCGGATTTTCGATAAACGGGGTGAACACGCCGATGGAGTTGGAACCACCGCCTACGCAAGCCACGATGGCTGCAATGTCGATGTTGCGTTCTGCAGCCTGGCGCTTTACTTCTTCACCGATGATGCTCTGGAAAGTACGGACGATATCGGGGAACGGTGCGGGGCCGAGAGCGGAACCCAGAACGTAGTGGGTGGTAGCGAAGTTGGTTGCCCAGTCGCGCATGGCTTCGTTCACCGCGTCCTTCAAGGTGCGGCTACCGCTGGTGACAGGCACCACCTTGGCGCCGTAAAGCTCCATGGTGGCAACGTTGGGCTGCTGACGACGAACATCCACTTCGCCCATGTAAACGATACATTCAAGACCAAGCTTTGCACAAGCGGCTGCAGTGGCGAGACCATGCTGGCCAGCGCCAGTTTCTGCGATAATACGGGTCTTGCCCATCTTCTTTGCCAAGAGGCACTGACCGATGGCGTTGTTAATCTTGTGGGCGCCTGTGTTTGCAAGACCTTCCAGCTTGATGTAGATCTGTGCGCCGCCCAGAAGTTCTGTTGCGGTAGGGGCATAGTACAGCGGAGTTTCGCGGCCGATGTAGTCGCGCTGGATAATTCGCAATTCTTCCAGGAATTCCGGATCCTTGATGTACTTGTTGAAGGCTTCTTCAAGATCGTCCAGAGGGCGACGGATGATTTCGGCTACATACTTGCCGCCGAACTTGTCGAAAAAGCCGTTATCTGATTCTACCAGAGATTTTGCCATATGTGGTTCCTCTATGCTGTCGTTCAGAGAAAAACTGCTGATGCATTTTTCCTCTGAGTGTCACCCTGAGCGGAACTGCTGAAGTTCATTCCTCAGAGTGTCATCCTGAGTGGAGGCGAAGCCGTAGCGAAGGATCTAGAATCATCAACTCGCGGGCGCGCAACTCTCAAAATGACATTTTGTTTTAAACGCCGTAAAAATAGCTTTTTTAGGCGCAGGCCCTGGATTACCTGGAGGATTCTAAATGTCTTTGGGGAAAAATAAAAGCCTCCAGGGAGTCTGGAAGCCTTTTGCCTTGATCAACTATACTTGCAAAAACCAGACTCTATGTTAGAGCCCGCGCCACCATCGGCCGTCAAAGTTTTCGCAAAGCACGTTAATCATCTTCATGTTTAAAATTTATGAATATCACAAAAAATTGGCAAGGGAATGGGGAGGAATTATAGGGAAAATTTGCTGGAGGTAAGCTGTAGTTCCCCCAGGTTCAAAAAGAGTCTCTATAGGTCTTTAGGGTTAATTACGTCTTTAGGGTTAATTGATTCTTCGGAACTTTGGCTGTACCACCAGTCTTTAGGGTTAATTACGTCTTTAGGGTTAATTGATAGTTTAAAGTCTTTGATATTTTCGAAAGCAATGAATTTATATAGGTCTTTGAAAGATTTTGAAATGAAAAAAATAAGATATACATAGACGACAAGTAACATAAGAAAGACGGTGCCTAAAAGGATGAAGGGGGTGAAATATGTAAGGATATGTCTATTATTGATTGATATAAAAGGCTCGTTTTTTAGCTCATCACCTATTAGAATTTTGGCAAGAAAGTTAGTAGGTTTGACTAGGATATGTGCTAAAATAGAGTATAGGATAATTAATAGGACAATTAATAGGACAATGAAAAGGAATATAGAATTTAAGTTAAGCTTAGAAAAAACTTTAGGAAGAATCGCTATGAGACTATGAATTAAAATTGAACCCAATTTCGGTTTCTCCTTTAGTGTTATCACATATACGTTTTAAATTTTCATTCATATTAGATAAAGTTTTGTTATCAATATCTATTTTATATTGACTTTCACCACCTCGTTCCCATCTATCTCTAGCCATTCTAACTCTATCATTCTTTTCAGCCAAAGCATTTATCAATTCGCTATTTTCCGATAAATTCAAATTCAATGACGTTAAACATTCTTCCACTTCTTTATTTTGTACAACATCATTAGTTGGTGTTGGTATTGGTGTATAAACATCTTTATTTTTATAAATTCTATCAGATACTTGCTTTTCAGTATTAAGTAGTGCTTCAGGTACACCTTCATTATCTGTATTTTCTTTAGTTGCTTCTGAAAGATTCTTAAAATCATCAGATTGACCGAACAACGATTCATCTTTTTTCCTTTCCATATATTTTCGGGCAGATGCCATAATGGCGGCCTGATCATCCTTAGACATTGAATATATTTCTTGCTCAAGCTGGGCGCCGTCTAAGCAAGCTGATAAAGTTCCCGAAAAGCACTTCTCCCATGCATCTGCATATCTTTTAGCAACTACATCGCGAAAATCGCCACCGCAAGCAGATAAAGCAAGGGTGACGATTAATAAGAAAAATAGATTACGTACAAAACTAAAACAATTCATTCTTTGTAACGATTTTGGCATCGCCATTTTTGAATACATAGACAACGTCGCCAACAACAGGCTGAAAATCAAGTTCCTTGATGTTAATATCGAAAAAAGACCCGTCGTTGGCACCAATAGAAACTCGATCTTCTAACACTCGTACAATCTTTGCACATTTTGAAGAATTTGTTTTTACGGCATTGACTGTTGAGTTCGGTATATAAGTTGCGGTAGATTGTTCAAAAGAATTATCTTCCTGGTGAAAAGGAACGCCGAAATCATTTTCTTCATCATCTCCACGTTGACAACACAAATAAATGAACCAAAATATGCCAACAATTGGCACTAGGATTATAAAATACCACGCACCGCTCCTATTGATATCGTGCATACGACGCCAGGTGAGAGCCAAATGAGGAATAATAGTTGCAAGTGCGAAAAGATAATACAAAACATCAAAAATATCAGAGATTCTTACAAGAGTCTTGGCCGTCGAAAGGGTAATGTTTCTTGATGAGTACAGCGATTCTGCCAGCCCATAGAAAATACCTGACATAATCAGAATAGCAAAAACTATAAGGGCGTTGAACAGAACGAACGTCCAAAACTGTTTGCGGGTTGCTCGCCCACTAAACTTGACATATTTTTTGAATGCATCAATATAACATGAGAAAGCGGACATGTCACTTGATTCATAAGCCAATAGCGGACTTGCCTGGACATCACCTGTCGCAGCAGAATTTGCAAACGGTTTTCCACACGCCTTACAAAATTTCACATCGGCATCTTCATGTGCTTGGCCGCAATTTCTACATCTTTTCATATTTTCTCCTGTTGACAAACTTG
Above is a window of Fibrobacter sp. UWR4 DNA encoding:
- the trpB gene encoding tryptophan synthase subunit beta; this translates as MAKSLVESDNGFFDKFGGKYVAEIIRRPLDDLEEAFNKYIKDPEFLEELRIIQRDYIGRETPLYYAPTATELLGGAQIYIKLEGLANTGAHKINNAIGQCLLAKKMGKTRIIAETGAGQHGLATAAACAKLGLECIVYMGEVDVRRQQPNVATMELYGAKVVPVTSGSRTLKDAVNEAMRDWATNFATTHYVLGSALGPAPFPDIVRTFQSIIGEEVKRQAAERNIDIAAIVACVGGGSNSIGVFTPFIENPNVRLIGAEAGGVGPKLGENAARMVGNAAKVGIVQGYKSKFLVDDDGQSQPTRSISAGLDYMGIGPQLAALGECGRVEFTSILDKEALEAVNFFAKNEGILFALESSHAGAAAMKIAKEFPKDKAIIINMSGRGDKDIFITSPVFRPEKWKEFLAAELKRLENNEDIHDAEIMNK
- a CDS encoding chloride channel protein, translating into MKARVGGFFKKWFAIPVLTIVAAAMGAAIGALMAFFGQVLLAVGGLRDANPLYFIPALALAGAGIVLLYKKFGKGAERGMGLVFAVGQGKENNIPLRLIPLVAVTTWVTHLFGGSAGREGVAVQIGATLGHNISKKFPFENASHILLVAGMAAGFSGLFQIPLAATAFALEVLIVGHMDLIALLPAVVAAFAACKVSNMLGLEKFSVDLNDLLGANGNLDVAGLFMNDGALDMNFIVKLALIGILFGIVGGGFAKLLSLAKNFFAKKFPNPIKRIAIMGVSLSAIFLLLWQGRYSGLGTNLIDLSFIGTDGVAAGIHNYDWILKVVLTILTLAAGFQGGEVTPLFSIGATLGAVAAATFGLPFPLAAALGYAAVFGSATNTLWAPILIGCEVFGFDTLPVFFVTCVAAYVCNGGQSIYNQKKLKLKF
- the trpA gene encoding tryptophan synthase subunit alpha — its product is MQTKAPITLMSHLIAGFPDGETSIAIADALVKGGASILEIQLAFSDPSADGPAIQTASTVALEKGYSTKQGLEIVKKIHDMHPDTPIYIMTYGSLAFTPGVENFVKMCKDAGVSACIIPDLPFDNDEGLTAACAKYGMDNIPVAAPSMTKARLEEMASKSFKYIYAALRAGTTGSQTVIDQATLDFLDTVGKGGAKVLGGFGIRTGEQSKVLCKHVHAVVAGSVFVNIMLKDPKDTAGVEAKARELSGL
- a CDS encoding DUF805 domain-containing protein, which produces MKRCRNCGQAHEDADVKFCKACGKPFANSAATGDVQASPLLAYESSDMSAFSCYIDAFKKYVKFSGRATRKQFWTFVLFNALIVFAILIMSGIFYGLAESLYSSRNITLSTAKTLVRISDIFDVLYYLFALATIIPHLALTWRRMHDINRSGAWYFIILVPIVGIFWFIYLCCQRGDDEENDFGVPFHQEDNSFEQSTATYIPNSTVNAVKTNSSKCAKIVRVLEDRVSIGANDGSFFDINIKELDFQPVVGDVVYVFKNGDAKIVTKNELF